A stretch of Cydia splendana chromosome 7, ilCydSple1.2, whole genome shotgun sequence DNA encodes these proteins:
- the LOC134792423 gene encoding putative carbonic anhydrase 3, with amino-acid sequence MQIIISTFFVLALLQAPDLTRGEDFGYDGNIGPTHWGERYRECTGKHQSPININVLRVKHVTLPDIEFVGFDDSIDDVHVTNNGHTVLIEVENEPHPRVRGGPLEGDYIFSQMHFHWGDNDTFGSEDKINHRSFPMELHMVFYKDQYHTAKEAVKHSDGLAVLAFFYELDRHLHPAYDDITSALGNVTEPHATVVMSNPFSFLNILPYDLRRYFTYRGSLTTPPCSEVVTWLDFEQPVRLAHEQIELFRELKSAHGKIRHNFRPIQPIGDRVVFYNIDNNYFSYNELDDPSEETTTTRPRRRKGNGAGRAKLYLSLMLLSSIVVMIVL; translated from the exons CACCAGACCTCACAAGAGGAGAAGACTTCGGATACGATGGCAACATCG GTCCAACGCACTGGGGCGAGCGCTACCGAGAGTGCACGGGCAAGCACCAGAGCCCTATCAACATCAACGTGCTGCGCGTGAAGCACGTCACGCTGCCCGACATCGAGTTCGTCGGCTTCGACGACTCGATCGACGACGTTCACGTCACCAACAACGGGCACACTG TTCTGATAGAGGTGGAAAACGAACCACATCCGCGAGTACGCGGCGGGCCGCTAGAGGGCGACTACATATTTAGCCAGATGCATTTCCATTGGGGTGATAATGACACTTTCGGCTCGGAGGACAAGATCAACCATAGAAG TTTCCCCATGGAGCTGCACATGGTGTTCTACAAGGACCAGTACCACACCGCCAAGGAGGCCGTCAAACACAGCGACGGGCTCGCTGTGCTAGCTTTCTTTTACGAG CTCGACCGCCACCTGCACCCCGCCTACGACGACATCACGTCAGCGCTCGGGAACGTCACGGAACCCCACGCGACCGTAGTCATGAGCAACCCCTTCTCGTTCCTCAACATTCTGCCGTACGACCTGCGGCGGTACTTCACGTACAGGGGCTCGTTGACTACACCGCCGTGCTCGGAGGTCGTCACTTGGCTGGACTTCGAGCAGCCTGTGAGACTAGCTCATGAGCAG ATAGAGCTATTCCGCGAGCTAAAATCAGCCCACGGCAAGATCCGTCACAACTTCCGACCCATCCAGCCAATCGGCGACCGCGTCGTTTTCTACAACATCGACAACAACTACTTCAGCTACAACGAGTTGGACGACCCTAGCGAGGAAACTACTACCACTAGACCGAGGAGGAGGAAGGGGAATGGGGCGGGGAGGGCGAAGTTGTATTTGAGTTTAATGTTGCTGTCGAGTATAGTCGTAATGATTGTCCTGTAA
- the LOC134792364 gene encoding putative uncharacterized protein DDB_G0271606 — MRLVPAFLLVALFAIATAQDPTTDAINDNIIGIKPSVRLDPYIRKALLKALTELEENNNVTTDVDDITTDDSTDGTSTSESELLQTGDVTENSPTQNPENIQIHSFIVNGQSAFANSTNVTPTFIDHNFSILRTTAGNVENQVTATLPTQSPQNEIFQTRESGLSLQHVRSVQETSTSENTITSTSTLNSRPTTPTTTTTTTTTTTTTTTPKPTHNQDGENIEDVNKRDVQVFQAPLVAAFTVHQDAQGLPKKVVPIFQQQNIGNNVTPLASTTLTTGIPEPQIVPQPTPNQIDPNFYINQQLALQRQLEEKQQILEEQLRQLQIQQRQQEEALRKQQFLFKQKQQLQQAQSQQQIVLEQQRIQAVNPEINFHQGLPKPNPPNQFFNQNQGLRPQSSQVSIQASVPLEQVNNVNLQQQLPNREAVDFLLHLRNNQPEQFPLQENHVPIGITNFLQPNFQQGNNFNQIRPDDQFRQKGNRVFRQESGVGNFGINNFQQQQQFNRFNSFNFAPNNRFVPLTRQNQFNPHDIELKQLLFQTGLNARSPEDLNIVSKVLSLNHGVPINNNVSNRLSFDSRRQVRA; from the coding sequence GTGCCGGCTTTCTTGCTCGTCGCGCTATTTGCAATAGCGACAGCACAGGACCCCACAACAGACGCTATAAATGACAACATAATCGGAATAAAACCATCCGTGCGCCTCGACCCCTACATCAGAAAAGCTTTGCTTAAAGCTCTCACCGAATTAGAAGAGAACAATAATGTCACCACCGACGTCGATGATATCACAACGGATGACTCTACCGACGGTACTTCTACTTCTGAATCGGAATTATTACAAACTGGAGACGTTACGGAAAATTCACCTACTCAAAATCcagaaaatatacaaatacattcCTTCATAGTCAACGGACAATCGGCGTTTGCAAATAGCACAAATGTAACACCTACTTTTATAGACCACAACTTTTCAATTTTAAGGACGACCGCAGGAAACGTCGAAAATCAAGTGACCGCTACACTTCCGACCCAATCGCCACAAAATGAAATATTCCAAACAAGAGAATCAGGCTTAAGCTTGCAGCACGTTAGAAGTGTACAAGAAACGTCGACATCAGAAAATACAATTACTAGTACCAGCACATTAAACTCTAGACCCACGACCCCAACAACGACAACGACGACGACAACAACGACAACCACAACCACGACACCCAAACCCACGCACAACCAGGACGGAGAGAACATTGAAGACGTCAACAAACGGGACGTCCAAGTTTTCCAAGCACCCTTAGTTGCGGCCTTTACAGTTCATCAAGATGCTCAAGGATTACCTAAAAAAGTTGTACCTATTTTCCAGCAACAAAATATCGGTAACAACGTTACGCCACTAGCGAGCACCACACTCACCACGGGCATCCCGGAGCCGCAAATTGTTCCGCAACCGACACCCAACCAAATAGATCCAAACTTTTACATAAACCAACAACTGGCATTACAAAGACAGCTTGAAGAAAAACAGCAAATCCTCGAAGAACAGTTGCGTCAGTTACAAATCCAACAAAGACAACAGGAGGAAGCGCTGAGAAAGCAGCAGTTCCTTTTCAAGCAAAAGCAGCAATTGCAACAGGCACAAAGTCAGCAGCAAATTGTACTAGAACAGCAACGCATTCAAGCTGTCAACCCTGAGATTAACTTCCATCAAGGATTGCCTAAACCAAATCCACCGAACCAGTTCTTCAATCAGAACCAGGGTCTCCGACCACAGAGTTCTCAAGTGTCGATCCAAGCCAGCGTGCCGTTAGAACAGGTGAACAACGTAAATCTCCAGCAGCAGTTGCCGAACAGGGAAGCTGTCGACTTTCTTTTACATTTACGTAACAATCAACCTGAACAGTTTCCGCTACAGGAAAACCATGTCCCAATCGGAATAACCAACTTTTTACAGCCTAATTTCCAGCAAGGCAACAATTTCAATCAAATCAGGCCCGATGACCAATTTAGACAAAAAGGAAACCGAGTATTTCGCCAGGAAAGTGGTGTAGGCAACTTCGGCATTAATAACTTTCAACAGCAGCAACAGTTTAATAGATTCAACTCGTTTAACTTTGCTCCTAATAACCGTTTTGTGCCACTTACGAGGCAAAATCAATTTAACCCACACGATATTGAACTGAAACAACTTCTATTTCAAACTGGTCTGAATGCCAGAAGTCCTGAAGATTTGAATATCGTGTCTAAAGTTTTATCACTCAATCACGGAGTCCCAATCAACAATAATGTTTCAAACAGGCTCTCTTTTGATAGTAGAAGGCAAGTGAGAGCGTAA
- the LOC134792413 gene encoding coiled-coil domain-containing protein 12, whose translation MVIMELGESVGSLEEQALKRKERLKNLKRKNRTSENETSDAPAEKVSLPKPKFRSYKPQDETLQEAKLEDALPPAVEDEVKDLLEAGKEKVVLQDLDISSLAPRKPDWDLKRDVSKKLEKLERRTQKAIAELIWERLKQGKEDNLGAMITMTDKPSTDD comes from the exons ATGGTTATCATGGAACTAGGCGAAAGCGTCGGTAGTTTGGAAGAGCAGGCACTTAAAAGGAAAGAAAGATTAAAGAATTTAAAACGGAAGAACCGTACTTCAGAAAATGAGACTTCAGATGCCCCTGCTGAGAAAGTTTCGTTACCAAA ACCAAAATTTCGGAGCTACAAGCCGCAAGATGAGACTCTTCAAGAGGCAAAGCTGGAGGATGCTTTACCACCAGCTGTAGAGGATGAAGTGAAGGATTTACTAGAAGCTGGCAAAGAGAAG GTAGTCCTTCAAGACCTAGACATATCAAGTCTAGCACCTAGAAAACCTGATTGGGACCTGAAGCGAGATGTATCAAAAAAACTAGAAAAGTTAGAAAGGAGAACACAGAAAGCCATTGCAGAACTCATATGGGAGCGGCTCAAGCAGGGCAAGGAGGACAACCTGGGAGCCATGATCACTATGACAGATAAGCCTAGTACTGATGATTGA